The stretch of DNA GCGCGGCAGCCGGATCCGCGAGACGCGGTGCGGCGGCGGCTGCGGGTGGTTACTGGGGGGATTCGGTAGGGCTGGCCGGGAACATCGAAGAGCACATCGAAAGGCCCGGCCCCGCCGGCACACTGGCCAGCCAGACCGGGCACTTCGCCCCCTGAGACGCCGACGCCCCTACAACGTCGCCTCCAACGGATCCCACCCCTCCGGCAGCGCCTCCAGCTTCTCCGTCCAGGCGGGCAGGTCCTCGAACACCGCGCCCCGCGCCGACGCGGCGATCGCCGTCATGACGTCCAGCACATGCAGCGCCAGCTCCCCGGACGCCCGGTGTGCCGCGCCGGTGCGCAGGGCGCGGGCCATGTCCAGCACGCCGATGCCGCGGCCGACCGTGGTGCCGGTGGTCGGTATCTCCTCGGCCTCCTTGGCCCCGGGTCTGCGCAGCCGCAGGGCGCCTTCGAAGTTGTTCGGGTCCGGGACCAGCAGGGTGGCCTCGGTGCCGGTGATCTCGATGCTCTGGCGGGACAGCGGCGAGTCGAAGCTGAACGTGGTGGTGGCGCCGGCGCCGGCTCGGAACTCCAGCAGGGCTGTGACGTGCGTGGGGACCTCGACCGGGAACGCTGTGCCGGCCTTGGGGCCCGAGCCGATCACCCGCGACTCGCGGGCCTTGTGGCCGGTGGCGGCGACCGCTCCGACCGGGCCGAGCAGGGAGATCAGCGCCGTCAGGTAGTACGGTCCCATGTCGAACAGCGGGCCCGCGCCCTGGGCGAACAGGAACTCCGGGCTCGGGTGCCAGCTCTCGGGGCCCGGGCTCTGGAACGCCGCGGTGGCCGCGACCGGGGTGCCGATCAGGCCGGTGGCCACCGCGCGCAGGGCCGACTGCAGGCCCGCGCCGAGGAAGGTGTCCGGGGCGTTGCCGACGCGCAGGCCGGCGGCTGTCGCCTCGCTCAGTACGGTGCGGGCCGCCGCCGGGTCCAGGGCGAGCGGCTTCTCGCCGTAGACGTGCTTGCCGGCCCGGACCGCCGCCAGGGCGACGTCGGCGTGCGCGGCCGGGATCGTGAGGTTCACGACCAGCTCGACCTCCGGCAGGGCCAGGATCTCCGCCAGCGAGCCCGAGGCCGGGACGCCGTACTCGGCGGCCGCCGCCGCGGCCCGGTCCACTTCCAGGTCAGCGATCGCCAGGACGCTCAGGTCCGGGAAACGGGTCAGGTTGCGCAGATACTGCGTGCTGATGTTGCCCGCCCCGACGACCGCGATGCCGACCGGCCCGGTCCGGTCCGGGCCGCCCCCGCTGATGTCGCTCACGCCCCCTCCAACTCGTTCACGTACGCCAGGCTCGCGGCCAGCGCCTCGAAGACGTCGGTCGCGCAGTCGTCGAACTCGATGACCCGCCAGGCGTCCTCCGGCGCGGCGGCCAGCACCGCGGGCACCGGCATCGCGCCCGTGCCGACGGCCACGTTCGGCTCGCCCTTGACCGTCGGGCCGTCCTTGACGTGCAGGGCCGCCACGCGCTCGCCCAGGCGCCCCAGGACCGCCGGGGTGTCGGCGCCGCCGACCGTGGACCAGTAGGTGTCGACCTCGAACGCCACCGCCGGGTCGACCAGGTCGACCAGGATCTCCAGGGCGTGCCGGCCCTCGAGCACGGGCTCGAACTCCCACCAGTGGTTGTGGTAGCCGAAGCGCAGGCCGGCCTCGGCGGCTTTCGCGGCCAGCGCGTTGAGCTGGTCCGCGGCCCGCTTCAGGCCGTCGTGGGAGGTGAACTCCTCCTCCGGGATGCCGGCCGGCAGGATCGCCAGGTCGGTGCCGATGGTGGCGATCGCCTCGAACACCGGGGCCGGGTCCGGCTCGCGCAGCATCGCCATGGCGTGCGCGCCGGAGACCGTCAGTCCCAGGTCGTCGGCCAGGGCCCGGAAGCCCGCCGGGTCGGTCGTCGGGTCGAAGGGCTCGACGGCGGTGAAGCCGATGTCTGCCAGGCGCCTCAGGGTGCCCTCGCGGTCGGTCATGTGGTCGCGGACGGTGTAGAGCTGCACGCTCGGCTTGCGGGTCATGAGTAAGCCCTCTTCGAAAGTGTTAAGCGGTTAAGCGGTGGTCAGGGGGCATCGAGAGCTGTCCCCTTCCCGGCGGGCGGTGGCGCGCCCCGGTCAGCCGACGATGAGCGGCGAGAGCGTGCGGTGGGCGATCCGCAGTCCCTGCTTGACCTTCTCCTCGGTGCCGCCCCACACCGGGTCCTCGTGCTCGACGCTCAGCACGCCGGTGAACCCGCCCTCGTACAGCGCGTCCACCACGCCGCTCCAGTCCACCTGGCCCAGGCCCGGCACGCGGTAGCGCCACCAGCCCTCGTCCCAGGGGTGCTCCCGGCTCAGGGTCTTGCCGAAGAAGCCGTAGCGGTCGCGCGCCAGCGGGTCCAGCTGGGTGTCCTTGGCCTGCGCGTGCGGGATCCGGTCGACGTACGGCTTGAGCGCCGTCACCGGGTCGATCCCGATCCACAGCAGGTGCGAGGGGTCGTAGTTCAGGTACAGCCCGAGGGAGAACATCCACTCCCACAGCTCGGGGGAGTAGGCGATGTTGCCGGGGTAGCCGTCGGGGTGCCAGCCCTCCATGACGCAGTTCTCGATGATGATCTTCACGCCGCGCTCGCCGGCGTAGTCGACCAGGCGCGGGAAGGTCTGCTCGGCCAGCGCGACGTTCTCCTTCACGCTCAGGCCCGGGTGCCGGCCGATGAACGTGCCGACGGTCTCCACGCCGAGCAGCGCCGCGGCGTCCACGGCGTGCAGCACGTGCGCGGCGATCTCCTCGCGGCGCTCCTCGTCGGGGTGCAGGTTGTTCTCGTAGTACGCCAGCGAGGACAGCGTCAGGCCGTGCTTGGCGAACAGCTCGGTGACCTCCTCGGCCTGCGCGCCGCCGAAGTGCGCGACGTCGATGTGGCTGGCCTCGAACTCCCGGCCCCCGACCTTCGGCCAGACCGCGACCTCCAGGGCGGCGTAATCGTTTTCGGCGGCCCAGGCGGCGATGTCCGCGAGCGGCACCTGCGGCAGACAAGCGGTGAGAAAGCCGAGCAACATGTCAGGACACCTCGATCCAGGAGCGGTGCGCGGCCGAGTGCAGGACCGCGTCGGTGATGTGGGCGGTGCGGGCGGCGTCGGCGAAGGTCGGGTACGGCGGCGCTTTGCGGGCGCCCGCATCCGGGTCCCGGATCGCGGCGTACACGTCGGCGGTGAACGCCGCGAAGCAGTCACGGTATCCCCACGGGTGGCCGGCGGGCACCGCGTTGATCCGGTTCGCCTGCTCGCTCAGCGCGTCGCGGCGCAGGACCTCGGTGCGGTCCCGGCCGCCGAGCAGCAGGTTCTCCGGGTCCTCGCCGTCGTAGGACAGGCTGCGCTCGGCGCCGTCGATCTCGAACCAGAGCCGGTTCTTGCGCCCCGGCGAGACCTGCGAGACGACCAGCGCGCCGGTGGCGCCGAGGTCGGTGCGGAACAGGACCTGGACCGCGTCCTCGGTGGTGACGGCGACCTGGGTGGTTTGCGCAGTTTCCGTCGTTTCCGCCGAGCTTTCGGTCTGGCTTCCGGTAAAAGTCTCCCGACCGGCAGCGGAACGCTGCGGCAGCACGGTCTGCGTGGCGGCGGTCAGCTCGCTGATCCGGTGCCCGCTGATCCACTCGACCAGGTCGCACCAGTGCGAGCCGATGTCGGCGAACGCCCGGGACGCCCCGCCGACCGCCGGGTCCACGCGCCAGTTGTTGTCGTCCGGGCGCGCCAGCCAGTCCTGCAGGTAGTGGCCGTGGATGAGGCGGACGGCGCCGATCTGTCCGCGTCGCACCCGCTCGCGGGCCTCGACCGTCATCGGGTGGTAGCGATAGACCAGCGGGACCGCGTTCACCAGGCCGCTGTTGGCGGCCAGCACCACCAGGTCTTCGGAGTCGGCGCCGGTCAGCGACAGCGGCTTCTCGCAGACCACGTGCTTTCCGGCCGACAGCGCCGCCCGGACCAGCGGGCCGTGCAGGGCGTTCGGGGTGCACACGTGCAGCACGTCGATCTCGTCGCTGACCGCCAGTTCCTCGGCGGAGTCGAAGGCGCGGCCCGCTCCCACTCTGGGGGCCGCCGCCTTCGACCGCTCCGGCGTCGAGGCGGCGACGCCGGCGACCGAGCCCCCGGCGCGGCGGATCGCGTCGGCGTGGACCGCCGCCACCATTCCCGCTCCGGCTATGCCCGCTCGCACTGTCGTCATCTGCCCTCCCGAGCACCGTTCCCGCCACAAGAGCCGACCCTCACCGGCTCCGAGATCGACGATATGGCTGCTCTTTACGACTAGCAAGAGTCATCATTAGGCTTAGTTCTGTCATAAAGAAGCAGGCGGGGAAGCGGTCGGGAGGGGTCTGATGAACAGCGCGGCCAAGCGGCGCATGGCGTCGCTCAGCGAGCTCGCCGGACTGGTCGCGGACGGTGCGGCGACCACCCGCTCGGCCATCGTCGGCGCCACCGGACTGTCCCGGGCCGCCATAGCGCAGCGCGTCGACCTGCTCATCGAGCGCGGGCTGCTGGTCGAGACCGAGCCCGCGGCCACCGAGCGCGGCCGGCCGCCGCTGGCGCTGGACCTGTCCGACGCCCGGATCGTCGTCGCGGGCTGCGACCTGGGCGCCACCCACAGCCGGATCGCGGTCGCCACGCTGTCCGGCCGGGTGCTGGCCGAGCGGGCCCGGGCCATCGACATCAACGCCGGCCCCGAGGCCGTGCTGGCCGGCGTGCGCGCCGACCTGGAGGAACTGCTCGCCGCCGCCGGCCGCCCCGCGGACCACCTGCGGGCCGTCGGCATCGGCGTCCCGGGCCCGGTGGAGTTCGCCAGCGGCACCGTGGTCCGCCCGCCGATCATGGCCGGCTGGGACGGCTGCCGGGTGCCGGCCTTCTTCGAGGGCCGCTACGCCGCGCCGGTGCTGGTCGACAACGACGTCAACGCGATGGCCCTGGGCGAGTACACGCACCGCCAGGCCAGCCGCCACCTGCTGTACGTGAAGGTCGGCACCGGCATCGGCTGCGGCATCGTCTCCGACGGCGTCCTGCACCGCGGCGCCTCCGGCGCGGCCGGCGACATCGGCCACATCCAGCTGCCCGCGCACGAGGACGTGCTCTGCCACTGCGGCAACACCGGCTGCGTGGAGGCGGTGGCCTCCGGCGCGGCGATGGCGGCGGCGCTGCGCGCGCAGGGTGCCGACGCCTCCCGCGCCGCCGACGTGGTCCGCCTGGTCTCCGAGGGGCACGCCGGGGCCCGGCGCCAGGTCCGGCTGGCCGGGCAGCGCATCGGCGAGGTGCTGGCCTCGCTGGTGTCGTTCCACAACCCGGACACGATCGTCATCGGCGGCGTCCTGGCGCAGCTGCACGAGGACCTGCTCGCCGACGTGCGCGCGGTCATCTACCGCCGCGCGCTGCCGCTGGCCACGCGCAGCCTGGCGATCGAGACCTCGGTGCTGGGGGAGCGCGCCGGGATGCTCGGCGCGGTGCGGCTGGCAGCGCGGCACCTGCTGTCGGCCGAGGGGATGGCGGAAATCATCGGGGACGTGTGACCGACCCTCGGGCATACTTCCGTCATGATCTATGGCGGGGTGCCGGAGTCGGCGAGGCAGGCGTTGGACCATGTGGCGGCACGCTCCTCCGGGCCGCGGGTGGACGAGGCGTTGCGCGTCACGCTGAACTTCCATCCCGATCGCGGCGAGCCGCCGATCCTCACGGCGCTCGCCGAGGCCGGCGTCTACCGCTCGCAGTTCGTCACCGGTACCAGCAACGGCGGCCTGACCGCACACCCCGGCGGCGACCGCTGGCGCTGGGAGAGCCGCATCTTCGGCGGCGCGTACGACGACGCCGCGGCCGAGGAGCGCCCGGTCTACGGCGCGCTGAACTTCCGCCGCAAGCCGGTCGGAGCCGCGCCGCGTTTCGGGTCGGCGTACTTCGTGCTCGGCGCGCAGGCCGTGGACCGTGCGACGTTCTGCTACCCGGACAGCTATCTGGACCCCGAGCACTTCGGCGTCGCGACGGCCATGGACCTGATCGGCGTGGCGCTGGCCGACACCGGCGGCGACCCCCTCGACGGCTACATCGAGGCCCAGGTCCACGGCCCGGTCCGGCTCGACGCCGACCTCGAGGCGCTGGTGCTCGACCCCTGCTATCAGGGCACGGAGGTCGAGGAACTGGCGGGCAAGCTGCCC from Catenulispora sp. GP43 encodes:
- a CDS encoding sugar phosphate isomerase/epimerase family protein yields the protein MTRKPSVQLYTVRDHMTDREGTLRRLADIGFTAVEPFDPTTDPAGFRALADDLGLTVSGAHAMAMLREPDPAPVFEAIATIGTDLAILPAGIPEEEFTSHDGLKRAADQLNALAAKAAEAGLRFGYHNHWWEFEPVLEGRHALEILVDLVDPAVAFEVDTYWSTVGGADTPAVLGRLGERVAALHVKDGPTVKGEPNVAVGTGAMPVPAVLAAAPEDAWRVIEFDDCATDVFEALAASLAYVNELEGA
- a CDS encoding Gfo/Idh/MocA family protein, which codes for MSDISGGGPDRTGPVGIAVVGAGNISTQYLRNLTRFPDLSVLAIADLEVDRAAAAAAEYGVPASGSLAEILALPEVELVVNLTIPAAHADVALAAVRAGKHVYGEKPLALDPAAARTVLSEATAAGLRVGNAPDTFLGAGLQSALRAVATGLIGTPVAATAAFQSPGPESWHPSPEFLFAQGAGPLFDMGPYYLTALISLLGPVGAVAATGHKARESRVIGSGPKAGTAFPVEVPTHVTALLEFRAGAGATTTFSFDSPLSRQSIEITGTEATLLVPDPNNFEGALRLRRPGAKEAEEIPTTGTTVGRGIGVLDMARALRTGAAHRASGELALHVLDVMTAIAASARGAVFEDLPAWTEKLEALPEGWDPLEATL
- a CDS encoding DUF3626 domain-containing protein; the encoded protein is MIYGGVPESARQALDHVAARSSGPRVDEALRVTLNFHPDRGEPPILTALAEAGVYRSQFVTGTSNGGLTAHPGGDRWRWESRIFGGAYDDAAAEERPVYGALNFRRKPVGAAPRFGSAYFVLGAQAVDRATFCYPDSYLDPEHFGVATAMDLIGVALADTGGDPLDGYIEAQVHGPVRLDADLEALVLDPCYQGTEVEELAGKLPCPVQWHPGFRLTVEEMARHPDYRGPEFVELAREIAPGGLLTPRVIGEAVATGEYDPQSLKRVWHYVALFGAPLSAS
- a CDS encoding ROK family protein, which produces MNSAAKRRMASLSELAGLVADGAATTRSAIVGATGLSRAAIAQRVDLLIERGLLVETEPAATERGRPPLALDLSDARIVVAGCDLGATHSRIAVATLSGRVLAERARAIDINAGPEAVLAGVRADLEELLAAAGRPADHLRAVGIGVPGPVEFASGTVVRPPIMAGWDGCRVPAFFEGRYAAPVLVDNDVNAMALGEYTHRQASRHLLYVKVGTGIGCGIVSDGVLHRGASGAAGDIGHIQLPAHEDVLCHCGNTGCVEAVASGAAMAAALRAQGADASRAADVVRLVSEGHAGARRQVRLAGQRIGEVLASLVSFHNPDTIVIGGVLAQLHEDLLADVRAVIYRRALPLATRSLAIETSVLGERAGMLGAVRLAARHLLSAEGMAEIIGDV
- a CDS encoding sugar phosphate isomerase/epimerase family protein; the encoded protein is MLLGFLTACLPQVPLADIAAWAAENDYAALEVAVWPKVGGREFEASHIDVAHFGGAQAEEVTELFAKHGLTLSSLAYYENNLHPDEERREEIAAHVLHAVDAAALLGVETVGTFIGRHPGLSVKENVALAEQTFPRLVDYAGERGVKIIIENCVMEGWHPDGYPGNIAYSPELWEWMFSLGLYLNYDPSHLLWIGIDPVTALKPYVDRIPHAQAKDTQLDPLARDRYGFFGKTLSREHPWDEGWWRYRVPGLGQVDWSGVVDALYEGGFTGVLSVEHEDPVWGGTEEKVKQGLRIAHRTLSPLIVG
- a CDS encoding Gfo/Idh/MocA family protein — its product is MTTVRAGIAGAGMVAAVHADAIRRAGGSVAGVAASTPERSKAAAPRVGAGRAFDSAEELAVSDEIDVLHVCTPNALHGPLVRAALSAGKHVVCEKPLSLTGADSEDLVVLAANSGLVNAVPLVYRYHPMTVEARERVRRGQIGAVRLIHGHYLQDWLARPDDNNWRVDPAVGGASRAFADIGSHWCDLVEWISGHRISELTAATQTVLPQRSAAGRETFTGSQTESSAETTETAQTTQVAVTTEDAVQVLFRTDLGATGALVVSQVSPGRKNRLWFEIDGAERSLSYDGEDPENLLLGGRDRTEVLRRDALSEQANRINAVPAGHPWGYRDCFAAFTADVYAAIRDPDAGARKAPPYPTFADAARTAHITDAVLHSAAHRSWIEVS